One segment of Palaemon carinicauda isolate YSFRI2023 chromosome 35, ASM3689809v2, whole genome shotgun sequence DNA contains the following:
- the LOC137627161 gene encoding uncharacterized protein — protein MVEVKNCKVMPGDHVAPQHRLLCMDLGLKRERKAKVKGIRKIKWYKLVREGGKMREFKRRVLEDFDIGIEDDQEWWTRNAAVLRRCRKELLGETSGIIWEEKESWWWSEEIEKVLKYKKEAKKRWEES, from the coding sequence atggtggaggtcaagaactgcaaggttatgcCAGGTGACCATGTAGCACCTCAACatagactgctatgtatggacttaggtctaaaaagggaaagaaaagctaaagttaaagggataaggaaaattaaatggtacaaattaGTGAGGGAAGGAggtaagatgagagagtttaagaggagggttttggaggattttgatataggaattgaagatgatcaagaatggtggacacgaaatgcagcagtactGAGAAGGTGcagaaaggagctgctaggagagacatctggtatcatatgggaagaaaaggagagttggtggtggagtgaagaaattgagaaagttttaaaatataagaaggaggcaaagaagagatgggaagagtcataG